The genome window GTTCACGCCGATGATCCTGTCCTTGCCGGTGTCGATGCGGGCCTGGCGTTTCGCGGCGGCTTCCTCGATGCGCATCTTGGGCAGACCGGTCTCGATGGCCTTGCTCATGCCGCCGAGTTCTTCCACTTCTTTGATCCGCGCCCAAGCCTTGTGCACCAACTCGTGCGTGAGGCATTCCACGTAGTAGCTGCCGCCGAGCGGGTCGATCCACTTGGTGATGCCGCTGTTCTTCTGCAGGTAGAGCTGCGTGTCGCGCGCGATCTTGGCGCTGAAGTCGGTGGGCAGCGCGATGGCCTCGTCGAGCGAGTTAGTGTGGAGCGATTGCGTGCCGCCGAGCACGGCCGCGAGCGCTTCCACCGTGGTGCGCGCCACGTTGTTGAACGGATCCTGCGCGGTGAGACTCCAGCCGCTGGTCTGGCAGTGGGTGCGCAGCGCGAGGCTCTTCGGACTGGTGGCGCCGATCTCTTTCAGCAGCTTGGCCCACAGCAGACGGCCCGCGCGCATCTTGGCCACTTCCATGAAGAGGTCCATGCCGATGCCCCAGAAGAAGCTGAGGCGGTTGGCGAACTCGTCCACCTGCATGCCAGCCGCGATGCCTGTGCGCACATACTCGATGCCGTCGGCGAGCGTGTAGGCGAGCTCCAGGTCAGCAGGTGCACCGGCTTCGTGCATGTGGTAACCGCTGATGCTGATGCTGTTGAACTTGGGCATCTTCTTCGCGCAGTAGCTGAAGATGTCGCCCACGATGCGCATGCTGGGGCCCGGCGGATAGATGTAGGTGTTGCGCACCATGAACTCCTTCAGGATGTCGTTCTGGATGGTGCCCTGCAACTGTTCCGGCGGAACGCCCTGTTCCTCGGCCGCCACGATGAAGAAGGCCATGATGGGCAGCACAGCGCCGTTCATGGTCATGCTCACGCTCATCTTGTCCAACGGGATACTGTCGAAGAGGATCTTCATGTCCTCCACGCTGCTGATGGCCACGCCGGCCTTGCCCACATCGCCCTTCACCCGCGGGTGGTCGCTGTCGTAGCCACGGTGCGTGGCCAGGTCGAAGGCGACGCTAAGGCCCATCTGCCCAGCGGCGAGGTTGCGGCGGTAGAAGGCGTTGCTCGCTTCGGCGGTACTGAATCCCGCGTATTGGCGGATGGTCCACGGACGGATGGCGTACATGCTGCCGTAGGGTCCACGCAAATAGGGCGGGATGCCGGCGGCGTAGTTCAAATGCTCGAATCCCTCGGTGTCGACGGGCGTGTAGAAGGACTTGAGGGGGATCTCTTCTCTGTTCGGGAGCCCAGCCACTGGCTCTTGGCTGCTGGCTGCTGGCTGGGCAGCGCTTTCCCGATCGGTCAGCGCTTTGACCAATGTGGAGGTGATCTGTTCGACGGTGTAGGATCCACCGATGGGATCGGCCACACGCCCCAGGAAGCTCTCGTCGCGCAGCAGGTTGTGGATGTTGCGCACCACGCGGCGGGCTAGTGCATCTCCTTCAGGCAGCTTCGGCGTGCGGATGGTGAGGCCATCGCAGCCACCGAGAATGCCGGAGGTCGCTTGCAGAGTGGCGCGGATCACATTGTGGTAGGGTGAATGTCCTTCCGGTTCGGGGTAGGGGTAACTCACAACGGCCTGCACCCAGGTGTTGTGCGAGCAGTCGTGCGCGGGATGGAAATCGGCCACCACGCCTGCCCAGGCTTCGCGGAAAGCGCGCAAGCGAGCGGCCTCAACGAAAAGGTCGTCGCCGAGCACCAACCGGAACTGGAGGCGTGCGCAGGCGTCATCGACAGAAAGCCCCGCGCCGATCATCTCCTGCAAGCGCTCGCGGCCACGCTCGATCGCCAGGGCGGTCATGGAGTTGCCATGCCGCTGATCATCCACTTCGTCCAGCCGAACGCGCGGATAACCACGAAGTCGCTCATTCACCGCGACCAGTTCATCGGTCCGACAGGAGAGGTAAAGGCTCAGCTCCGCATCCGGCACGCCCTGCTTCTTGGCCTCGGCCAGCAGCCACTCCAGGTCTTCTCGCGAGCCCAGCGGGATCTGCAGGTCGATCGCACCGAGCAGCACGCCCTTCAGCATTTCGCGCAGGCCGGTCATGTCGTCGCCGGTGATGCGCACGGCATCCGCGCCGCCCATCAGGGCCTCGAGCAGGCGGGCGTTGGCATCCGGCTCCCACGGGCCGGCTTCGATCCCGGCGCGCCAAGCATTTCCCGAGCGCTTCCCGCCACGCCGCCGAATGCCAGCAGGTTCGCCATCGGATGCCACGTGGAAGGGTGGGAGCAGGGCGCCCTCCACGCTCACATTGAGCGTTGATGGGTCCTTATCCTTGAGTTCCTTCTTGATCACGGCTTCCCAATGCTCCCGCGTGACGGGCGGGAAGGCGCCGAAGAGTTTGTCGTGAGGCATCGGCGCGAAGATCGCGGTGCGGCTCGAACGTGGGACCGCATAGGCCACGGATTCGTCCATTCTGGTTCAGGCAAGCAACCGGTGGTGCGCCGTTGGGATGCGGGGTGGGAAACAAGCGTGATGCGTGCCGCGGCCGCCGGCGCATCGGGCGGAAAGAACAGTGGCCATGATGCCCTAGCGCCTTCCGCCTTTCCTTCGCTGCGGTCCATGCTCTTCAACTCGTTCGCCTTCGCGCTCTTCCTGCCCATCGTGTTCGCGGTGTACTGGTGGGCCTGCCGGTCGCTGCGATCGCGGAATGGCCTTGTGCTGCTCGCCAGCTGGTTCTTTTACGCATGGTGGGATTGGCGTTTCCTCGGGCTGCTCATCCTGAGCACGGCCGTCGATTTCTTCCTGGGCCTGGCGATATCCCGCACGGAACGGGGAATTCACCGCAAGTGGCTGCTCGGTGCGAGCATCGGGCTCAACCTGGGTTTGCTGGGCTTCTTCAAGTACTTCGATTTCTTCATCGAGGGCCTGGCGGACGTGATCGCCGCTTTCGGGATGCAGCCGCACCTGCCGGTGCTCAGCATTGTGCTTCCCGTGGGCATCAGCTTCTACACCTTCCAGACGCTCAGCTACACCATCGATATCTACCACAGGCGATTGGCGCCCACTGGCGATTTCGTCGCGTTCGCGGCTTTCGTTTCCTTCTTCCCGCAACTGGTGGCCGGGCCCATCGAGCGCGCGGCCAACCTGCTGCCCCAGTTCCAGCATCCGCGTGCATTGCAGCTTGATCGCGCCAAGGATGGCCTTCGGCAGATGCTCTGGGGTTTCTTCAAGAAGATCGCTGTGGCCGATGGCCTGGCACCTGTCGTCGATGGCATCTTCAGCGGTGAGACGGCCACGACGCCGGGCATCACGCTCTTCTTCGGAGCCTTCTTCTTCGCGTTCCAGATCTATTGCGACTTCAGCGGTTACAGCGATATCGCGATCGGCTGCGCGCGCCTGTTCGGTTTCAGCCTCAGCCGGAATTTCAACTATCCCTATTTCAGCAGGAGCCTTGGTGAGTTCTGGCGCCGCTGGCATATCAGCCTCAGCACCTGGTTCAGGGACTACCTGTATATCCCGCTGGGCGGCAACAGGGGAGGGCGCACCAGGACCTTCTTGAACAGGCTGGTCACCTTCGCTGTGAGCGGCTTCTGGCATGGTGCCAACTGGAGCTTCGTTGGTTGGGGCATCGCGCATGGGATGCTGCATCCTGGGGGATCCCGTGCGCCAAGGATGACGGGCAGGAATCGAACCCTATCTGAAGTGCCCGGGCTTCGCGACCTGCCAGCGATCATGTCGACCTTCCTGATCGTCACGCTCACTTGGGTGCTCTTCCGCTCGAGCAGCTTGAGCGAAGGGGGGCAATACCTATGGAGCATTGCGTCGAATGCGCTGCAAAGCCCAGGAGCGCTCATGCTGCACTTGGGCCGTGAGGAGATGATCCTGTTGATCGCCATGATTGCCATTGAGTGGCGCGCGCGCACCCAGGAGCATGCCTTGGCCGCCTTGCCTCATAGCGCCATCGTGCGCTGGGCGCTTTACCTCTTCATCACGCTCATCACTTTGTCGCGGTTCGACCTGCGCACGCAACATGCCTTCATCTATTTCCAGTTCTGAGGGGCGTATCGCGCTGCACCTGCTCCTGCGCATGGCGGCTTTCGCCCTCCTGGTGCTCTGTGCACTCGTGCTGGGCTGGCTGGCGGGAGTACCGGGCACGCGCGTTGATTACCTCGGGGCGCTGCGTGCGAAGGAGCAGCGCCTTGCCGCACTAGGTTCGCCCAAGCTCGTGGTGGTTGGTGGCAGCCATGCGGCCTTCAGTATCGATAGCGGAGAGCTTGAGCGCGCCGCTTGCAAGCCGGTGGTGAACATGGGCGTGCACGCGAGCCTCGGTTTGCGCTTCATGACAGAGGAAGTAGTGGGTCAATTGGGCAAGGGCGACCTGGTGGTGGTGGTCCCGGAATACACCCTGTTCGACCGTAAAGAGGTGATCGACGATGTGCTCTACCAGGCCGTTGATCGATATCCGTCAGCGCTAAGGCATATGGCCTGGTGGCAGCGGCCGAAGGTGCTGGCCTCTGCCTTGGTGATGCGCTGGCGGGCCTTGGTCCGCAGCTTGATCGGACGGGATTCCACTTCCGAGGATGACGTTTACAGGATGAGCGGTTTCAGCGAGCGCGGCGATCTGATCAGCCACTTGGGTTTGCCGCGCAAGGCGGATGCGGAGATGAAGCACGCGGCTGTGAGCGGCGAGCTTGGGCCCGATTTCATGCAAGCGGTCAATCGGCTGCAGGTTGCTGCTGAATCCGCCGGTGCACGCGTGGTGCTCACCTGGCCCGGTGTGGCGGTTTCGGTTTTCCCTGGTGAGAAGGCCGATCTGCTCCACCGGGCGCTCATAGCGGAAGGCATTGATGTGATCGGCGATCCTGAGGCCTGCGCGGTTCCGGATAGCTTGGTCTTCGATACGCCTTACCATCTCTCCGCCGGGGGCAGGCGCCTTCGCACCGATCGGCTGATCGAAGATCTGCGGGCTTCTGGCTTGGGTCGTGTCGAGCCGTGAAATGGCGCCTGCATCGGATAGGAGCGAATCCTGTTGCGCATCCTCTTGGGTTCCTTGACCATCTTCGCCGCCCGTTCGCTGCACCGACTTCGGTGAGCATCCGGTTCTCGGTTCATGCTCCGCAGGCTTATCAAGATCTTCCTTGAGTCCCTCAACAGCGAGGAGCGCGACTATACGGCCATGGGCGTGCGCCGCGCCATCGTGCTGCTGAGCATCCCGATGATCCTGGAGATGGGCATGGAAGCGCTGTTCGCCTTGGTCGATACTTTCTTC of Flavobacteriales bacterium contains these proteins:
- the scpA gene encoding methylmalonyl-CoA mutase; the protein is MPHDKLFGAFPPVTREHWEAVIKKELKDKDPSTLNVSVEGALLPPFHVASDGEPAGIRRRGGKRSGNAWRAGIEAGPWEPDANARLLEALMGGADAVRITGDDMTGLREMLKGVLLGAIDLQIPLGSREDLEWLLAEAKKQGVPDAELSLYLSCRTDELVAVNERLRGYPRVRLDEVDDQRHGNSMTALAIERGRERLQEMIGAGLSVDDACARLQFRLVLGDDLFVEAARLRAFREAWAGVVADFHPAHDCSHNTWVQAVVSYPYPEPEGHSPYHNVIRATLQATSGILGGCDGLTIRTPKLPEGDALARRVVRNIHNLLRDESFLGRVADPIGGSYTVEQITSTLVKALTDRESAAQPAASSQEPVAGLPNREEIPLKSFYTPVDTEGFEHLNYAAGIPPYLRGPYGSMYAIRPWTIRQYAGFSTAEASNAFYRRNLAAGQMGLSVAFDLATHRGYDSDHPRVKGDVGKAGVAISSVEDMKILFDSIPLDKMSVSMTMNGAVLPIMAFFIVAAEEQGVPPEQLQGTIQNDILKEFMVRNTYIYPPGPSMRIVGDIFSYCAKKMPKFNSISISGYHMHEAGAPADLELAYTLADGIEYVRTGIAAGMQVDEFANRLSFFWGIGMDLFMEVAKMRAGRLLWAKLLKEIGATSPKSLALRTHCQTSGWSLTAQDPFNNVARTTVEALAAVLGGTQSLHTNSLDEAIALPTDFSAKIARDTQLYLQKNSGITKWIDPLGGSYYVECLTHELVHKAWARIKEVEELGGMSKAIETGLPKMRIEEAAAKRQARIDTGKDRIIGVNSFVTEDETKMELLEVDNSAVRESQIARLKKMKEVRDEGKVKEALEALTEAAKGTRSMVQGPGPDGDSPSGLGPKTSDQRPEFYNNLLELAVIAARHRATLGEISDALEKAYGRYSATIRSISGVYSAESMQDPEMKEAMRLADEFAKQEGRRPRILVAKMGQDGHDRGAKVIATSFADIGFDVDIGPLFQTPQEVAKQAIENDVHVLGISSLAGGHKTLVPEVIKELRETYKRPDILVVAGGVIPPNDYDLLKQAGCFDVYGPGTRIPVAAKGIIEALSATRK
- a CDS encoding MBOAT family protein, with amino-acid sequence MLFNSFAFALFLPIVFAVYWWACRSLRSRNGLVLLASWFFYAWWDWRFLGLLILSTAVDFFLGLAISRTERGIHRKWLLGASIGLNLGLLGFFKYFDFFIEGLADVIAAFGMQPHLPVLSIVLPVGISFYTFQTLSYTIDIYHRRLAPTGDFVAFAAFVSFFPQLVAGPIERAANLLPQFQHPRALQLDRAKDGLRQMLWGFFKKIAVADGLAPVVDGIFSGETATTPGITLFFGAFFFAFQIYCDFSGYSDIAIGCARLFGFSLSRNFNYPYFSRSLGEFWRRWHISLSTWFRDYLYIPLGGNRGGRTRTFLNRLVTFAVSGFWHGANWSFVGWGIAHGMLHPGGSRAPRMTGRNRTLSEVPGLRDLPAIMSTFLIVTLTWVLFRSSSLSEGGQYLWSIASNALQSPGALMLHLGREEMILLIAMIAIEWRARTQEHALAALPHSAIVRWALYLFITLITLSRFDLRTQHAFIYFQF